The proteins below are encoded in one region of Ammospiza nelsoni isolate bAmmNel1 chromosome 23, bAmmNel1.pri, whole genome shotgun sequence:
- the LAMB3 gene encoding laminin subunit beta-3 encodes MEPHCQLWPWAALVLLAALQPLAAQRSCSQGGACYPAPGDLLLGRAPHLSASSTCGLSKPETYCTPHGQWSMKCCRCDSRLPHSHSGHRVQNVLSSAGRARWWQSQNGVERVSLQLDLEQMFQLHSVVLHFRAPPAAMLIERSLDGGGTWQVLQYLASDCATAFPHVPPGSPEGWHDPRCQELRGHPGHGGTVKFSIQDLGSTISSSYSQVIGRLGPFTNLRINFTELPHVPRQGYHSPSTFYAVTELQVLGSCFCHGHAEHCSPAGEQQGTVPGHCVCQHNTAGPHCERCAALFNARPWAPAEDSDAHACQRCDCNGHSSSCHFDPELYQASGGASGGVCDSCQHNTEGNNCERCQSGFFRNPRRELSHPEACLPCECDPEGTVPGSVCDPGTGRCVCKDNVQGDRCHLCKPGFAQLAGANPAGCRRCTCNALGTRQDTAPCDGDTGSCSCLPNVVGTDCGQCAAGHWGLSSGQGCQPCACHPRGSRSPQCNQFTGQCPCRDGFTGQTCSALGQRQCPARHYRDARGGCTECDCDFQGTEERGCDQATGRCLCRAGVTGQRCDRCQRGHCSSQPGCQPCHPCFHTLDGDIQLLQRRQAVLANATARLPAGTGGSQLDPRLARAQDNLQQALGILGHPPGTQQSLAQAGGVLTVIREQLRGINPNLHFLDDTASLSRELEALNSSLFVTSSQYQSKKTQFESSLSTDLSGALQTIRSAHRSSSSAASLAGGAPGLLAQARQSRLSAQGLQGDLAGDTARLLALKGELASGPDLTPVINQVCGGARAEPCTPARCQGLLCPRDNSSACGAGQPCHGLFPLASGALAAAGRAAKEFSSLSARLRDTAQLIQRTELSASEIQSSTRRLAEQLGLSRAQLQGDVRRARQLLQRLRAFLADKDTDPASIQEISESVLSLRLPTDAAAVRRRMSEIQKLAAELQCPEDILAQTAEDVARAKRLQQEAEQARNRANAVEGSMEEVLGNLQRANTMLLEVQRVLGGSGLSLHFIRKRVEEIEAVLGPAEKNVVAMGAGLAGLAERLSQLQRSTEQNRLRAGDTRDMAGTAAQQATRAQQALAQVKELYSELQSRLGQGPALGERGTRVQSIGQEAQALFQETVAIMLRMQTLESEIQEGNKALVSRVSRLSGLEEKVGRIRDSIKRKVAYYESCS; translated from the exons TGGAGCATGAAGTGCTGCAGGTGTGACTCgaggctgccccacagccacagcGGGCACCGCGTGCAGAACGTGCTGTCCTCGGCCGGCCGCGCGCGCTGGTGGCAGTCCCAGAACG GTGTGGAGCGcgtgtccctgcagctggaccTGGAGCAGATGTTCCAGCTGCACAGCGTGGTGCTGCACTTCAGG GCGCCGCCCGCAGCGATGCTGATCGAGCGCTCCCTGGACGGTGGCGGGACGTGGCAGGTGCTGCAGTACCTGGCATCTGACTGTGCCACTGCCTTCCCCCACGTGCCCCCCGGCTCCCCCGAGGGCTGGCATGACCCCCGGTGCCAGGAGCTGCGGGGGCACCCCGGGCACGGGGGCACG GTGAAATTCAGTATCCAAGACCTGGGGTCTACAATCAGCTCCTCCTACAGCCAGGTCATCGGGA ggctggggcccTTCACCAACCTGCGCATCAACTTCACCGAGCTGCCCCACGTCCCCCGCCAGGGCTACCACTCACCCAGCACCTTCTACGCCGTGAcggagctgcaggtgctggggagctgcttcTGCCACGGCCACGCCgagcactgcagccctgcgggggagcagcagggcacg GTGCCCGGGCACTGTGTGTGCCAGCACAACACGGCGGGGCCGCACTGCGAGCGCTGCGCTGCCCTGTTCAATGCCCGGCCCTGGGCACCTGCCGAGGACAGCGACGCCCACGCCTGCCAGA GATGTGACTGCAATGGCCACTCGTCCTCGTGCCACTTTGACCCCGAGCTGTACCAGGCCAGCGGTGGGGCCAGCGGGGGCGTGTGTGACAGCTGCCAGCACAACACCGAGGGCAACAACTGCGAGCGCTGCCAGAGCGGCTTCTTCCGCAACCCGCGGCGGGAGCTGAGCCACCCCGAGGCCTGTCTGC CCTGCGAGTGTGACCCCGAGGGCACCGTGCCCGGCTCTGTGTGTGACCCGGGCACAGGGCGCTGTGTCTGCAAGGACAACGTGCAGGGCGACCGCTGCCACCTCTGCAAGCCAGGCTTTGCCCAACTGGCTGGTGCCAACCCTGCTGGGTGCCGCA GGTGCACCTGCAACGCCCTGGGCACGCGGCAGGACACCGCGCCCTGCGATGGTGACAccggcagctgctcctgcctgcccaacGTGGTGGGCACTGACTGCGGGCAGTGTGCGGCCGGGCACTGGGGCCTGAGCAgtgggcagggctgccagccctgtgcctgccacCCCCGCGGCTCCCGCAGCCCCCAGTGCAACCAG TTCACAGGGCAGTGCCCGTGCAGGGACGGCTTCACAGGACAGACGTGCTCGGCCCTGGGGCAGCGGCAGTGCCCAGCCCGGCACTACAGGGATGCTCGGGGAGGGTGCACAG AGTGTGACTGTGATTTCCAGGGCACGGAGGAGCGGGGCTGTGATCAGGCCACGGGCCGGTGCCTGTGCCGCGCCGGGGTCACCGGGCAGCGCTGTGACCGCTGCCAGCGCgggcactgcagctcccagcccggctgccagccctgccacccctgcTTCCACACCCTGGACGGGGacatccagctcctgcagcGGCGCCAGGCCGTCCTGGCCAACGCCACGGCGCGGCTGCCCGCGGGCACGGGGGGCTCCCAGCTGGACCCCCGCCTCGCGCGGGCACAGGACAACCTGCAGCAGGCGCTGGGCATCCTGGGGCAcccccctggcacacagcagagcctggcccagGCAGGCGGTGTGCTGACTGTCATCAG ggagcagcttcGAGGCATAAATCCCAACCTTCATTTCCTGGATGACACTGCCTCTCTGTCGAGGGAGCTGGAAGCCCTCAACAGCAGCTTGTTTGTCACCAGCTCCCAGTACCAGAGCAAGAAGACCCAGTTTGAAAGCAGCCTCAGCACAGACCTGTCAG GAGCCCTGCAGACCATCCGCTCTGCCCACCGCAGCTCCAGCAGCGCGGCCAGCCTGGCCGGGggagccccggggctgctggCCCAGGCCAGGCAGAGCCGCCTCagtgcccaggggctgcagggggaccTGGCCGGGGACACGGCCCGGCTGCTGGCCCTGAAGGGAGAGCTGGCCTCGGGGCCCGACCTCACCCCTGTCATCAACCAG gtgtgtgGAGGGGCCCGAGCGGAGCCGTGCACCCCTGCccgctgccaggggctgctgtgccctcGGGACAACAGCTCTGCCTGCGGGGCTGGCCAGCCCTGCCACGGCCTCTTCCCGCTGGCCAGCGGCGCCCTGGCTGCGGCCGGCCGGGCGGCCAAGGAGTTCAGCAGCCTGAGCGCCCGGCTGCGGGACACGGCACAGCTG ATCCAGAGGACAGAGCTGTCGGCCAGTGAGATCCAGAGCAGCACGCGGCGCCTGGCggagcagctggggctcagcagggcacagctccagggggaCGTGAGGCGGGCACGGCAGCTCCTGCAGCGCCTGCGCGCCTTCCTGGCAG acaAGGACACGGACCCTGCCTCCATCCAGGAGATCAGTGAGTCAGTCCTGTCCCTGCGCCTCCCCACGGATGCTGCCGCAGTCCGGAGGAGGATGAGCGAGATCCAGAAGCTGGCGGCGGAGCTGCAGTGCCCCGAGGACATCCTTGCCCAGACGGCCGAGGACGTGGCCAGGGCcaagaggctgcagcaggaggcagagcaggccAG GAACCGGGCGAACGCGGTGGAGGGCAGCAtggaggaggtgctggggaaCCTGCAGCGAGCCAACACCATGCTGCTGGAGGTGCAGAGGGTCCTCGGGGGCTCGGGCCTCTCGCTGCACTTCATCCGGAAGCGCGTGGAGGAG ATCGAGGCCGTGCTCGGGCCAGCTGAGAAGAACGTGGTGGCCATGGGGGCCGGGCTGGCCGGGCTGGCCGAGcggctgtcacagctgcagcgCAGCACGGAGCAGAACCGCCTGAGGGCCGGGGACACGCGGGACATGGCGGGGACGGCGGCACAGCAGGCCACCAGGGCCCAGCAG gccctggcccaggtgaAGGAGCTGTACTCGGAGCTGCAGAGCCGGCTGGGGCAGGGCCCGGCGCTGGGCGAGCGGGGCACGAGGGTGCAGAGCATCGGCCAGGAGGCACAGGCACTCTTCCAGGAGACCGTGGCCATCATGCTCAGGATGCAAA CTCTGGAGTCAGAAATTCAGGAAGGCAACAAGGCTCTGGTGTCCAGGGTGTCGCGGCTGTCGGGGCTGGAGGAGAAGGTGGGCAGGATCCGGGACAGCATCAAGAGGAAAGTCGCCTACTACgagagctgctcctga